From the genome of Gracilibacillus salitolerans, one region includes:
- the ruvA gene encoding Holliday junction branch migration protein RuvA — MIAYINGEVVEITEQSVVLEVNGLGYEVICPNPYRFQAQVGQKQQIYTYHYVREDAQILYGFQNQDEKALFAQILNVSGIGPKGALAVLATASVQDFVVAIEQEDEKFLTSFPGVGKKTARQMILDLKGKLPFDYQAENMTQQVEGSPESNQALTEAIEALKALGYSEKEINQIKPVLTKEQSDTADTYIRKGLALLMK; from the coding sequence ATGATTGCATATATAAACGGGGAAGTAGTAGAAATAACAGAGCAATCTGTTGTTTTGGAAGTAAATGGTCTTGGGTATGAAGTGATTTGTCCAAATCCTTATCGTTTCCAGGCACAAGTGGGACAAAAACAACAAATCTATACGTACCATTATGTAAGGGAAGATGCACAGATTTTATATGGTTTTCAGAACCAAGATGAAAAAGCATTGTTTGCACAAATTCTGAATGTTTCTGGTATTGGACCTAAAGGAGCGTTAGCTGTTCTTGCTACAGCCTCCGTACAAGATTTTGTTGTTGCGATTGAACAAGAGGATGAAAAGTTTTTAACAAGCTTTCCAGGGGTCGGTAAGAAAACCGCTCGGCAAATGATACTTGATCTAAAAGGAAAACTGCCTTTTGATTATCAAGCAGAAAATATGACGCAACAAGTAGAAGGATCACCGGAAAGTAATCAGGCTTTAACAGAAGCGATTGAAGCATTAAAAGCGCTTGGTTATTCTGAAAAAGAAATTAATCAGATCAAACCGGTATTAACAAAAGAACAAAGTGATACCGCAGATACATATATACGAAAAGGGTTAGCATTATTAATGAAATAA
- the queA gene encoding tRNA preQ1(34) S-adenosylmethionine ribosyltransferase-isomerase QueA has translation MEIEDFDFDLPEELIAQTPLEERASSRLMVLNRKNRSITHQHFYDILDFLKPGDCLVLNNTKVLPARLYGVKDETGAKVEVLLLTQLEADDWEVLVKPAKKVKEGTTISFGEGKLTATCIDTKEHGGRVLRFHYDGIFYEVLDQLGEMPLPPYIKEQLDERDRYQTVYAKEKGSAAAPTAGLHFTDELLQQIKDKGVEIAFITLHVGLGTFRPVSVDNIEEHEMHAEFYQMTQETADQLNQVKARGDRIISVGTTSTRTLETIARDTGGTFEERNGWTDIFIYPPYQFKAIDGLITNFHLPKSTLIMLVSALADRDFILEAYNKAVDERYRFFSFGDAMLIM, from the coding sequence ATGGAAATTGAAGATTTTGATTTTGACCTACCAGAAGAATTAATCGCACAGACTCCATTAGAGGAGAGAGCAAGTTCTCGGTTGATGGTATTAAATCGGAAAAATCGCTCGATTACTCATCAGCATTTTTACGATATTTTGGATTTTTTAAAGCCGGGAGATTGTTTAGTATTAAATAATACCAAGGTGTTACCAGCAAGGCTTTATGGTGTTAAAGATGAAACAGGTGCAAAAGTAGAAGTTTTATTATTAACTCAATTGGAAGCTGATGATTGGGAAGTGCTGGTTAAACCTGCAAAAAAGGTGAAAGAGGGTACCACCATTAGTTTTGGTGAAGGAAAGCTTACAGCAACCTGTATCGATACGAAAGAACACGGTGGTCGTGTACTTCGTTTTCACTATGATGGTATCTTTTATGAAGTATTGGATCAATTAGGGGAAATGCCGCTCCCGCCTTATATTAAAGAACAATTGGATGAACGTGATCGTTACCAGACCGTGTACGCCAAAGAAAAAGGGTCTGCAGCTGCACCAACAGCAGGGCTCCATTTCACTGATGAATTATTGCAACAAATTAAGGATAAAGGTGTTGAAATAGCGTTTATTACCTTACATGTCGGCTTGGGAACATTTCGACCAGTAAGCGTGGATAATATTGAAGAACATGAAATGCATGCGGAATTTTACCAAATGACGCAAGAGACAGCTGATCAATTAAATCAGGTCAAAGCAAGAGGAGATCGGATTATATCTGTAGGAACTACTTCAACAAGAACGTTAGAAACGATTGCACGTGATACTGGTGGAACGTTTGAAGAGAGAAACGGGTGGACAGATATTTTTATTTATCCTCCATATCAGTTTAAAGCAATTGATGGTTTAATCACGAACTTCCACCTGCCTAAATCAACTTTGATTATGTTAGTAAGTGCCTTAGCTGATCGCGACTTTATTTTAGAAGCGTACAACAAAGCAGTAGACGAACGTTACCGATTCTTCAGTTTTGGTGACGCCATGCTAATTATGTAA
- a CDS encoding YebC/PmpR family DNA-binding transcriptional regulator, whose protein sequence is MAGHSKWKNIQRRKNAQDAKRGKIFMKHAKDIYIAAKQGGGDPEMNASLRLAVEKAKSDNMPNENIDRAIKKATGDLDGANFEELTYEGYGPGGTAVMVEVLTDNKNRTASELRHAFSKNGGNLGENGCVAFMFDRKGYLLIDQSKTDADEDTVMLEVIEAGAEEMETVEGAYEIYTDPEDFQDVKSTLEESEFTFETAEITMIPQTLSEVDESAGNKMVKLVQMLEDMEDVQEVYHNMDANEEIMEQI, encoded by the coding sequence ATGGCAGGACATTCTAAGTGGAAGAATATTCAAAGAAGAAAAAATGCACAAGATGCTAAACGTGGTAAAATTTTTATGAAACACGCTAAGGATATCTATATTGCAGCTAAACAAGGTGGCGGAGACCCGGAAATGAATGCGAGTTTACGTCTTGCAGTGGAAAAGGCAAAGTCTGACAACATGCCAAATGAAAACATAGATCGAGCTATTAAAAAAGCGACAGGTGACTTAGACGGAGCTAATTTTGAAGAATTAACATATGAAGGATATGGCCCTGGTGGAACCGCTGTAATGGTTGAAGTATTAACAGATAATAAAAACCGGACAGCTTCTGAGTTAAGACATGCTTTTAGTAAAAATGGCGGTAATCTGGGAGAAAACGGCTGTGTAGCTTTTATGTTCGATCGTAAAGGTTATCTGCTAATTGATCAAAGTAAAACCGATGCAGATGAAGACACAGTAATGTTAGAAGTAATTGAAGCTGGCGCAGAAGAAATGGAAACAGTGGAAGGTGCTTATGAAATATACACCGATCCCGAGGATTTCCAAGATGTAAAATCAACTTTGGAAGAAAGTGAATTTACATTTGAAACAGCCGAAATTACTATGATACCTCAAACACTTTCAGAAGTAGATGAAAGTGCTGGGAACAAAATGGTCAAACTAGTCCAAATGCTCGAGGACATGGAAGATGTCCAAGAAGTATACCACAACATGGATGCAAACGAAGAAATTATGGAACAAATTTAA
- the ruvB gene encoding Holliday junction branch migration DNA helicase RuvB: MEERIISNEIQEDDVVEELSLRPKILKQYIGQHKAKENLSIFIEAAKMRNEALDHVLLYGPPGLGKTTMAQIIANEMDVQFKQTSGPAIERSGDLAAILSSLEVGDVLFIDEIHRLPRAVEEILYPAMEDFCLDIVIGQGSSARSVQLDLPPFTLVGATTRAGLLSAPLRDRFGVLSRLEFYEVVDLCAIVERTADIFQVEIDKSAALEVARRARGTPRIANRLLKRVRDISQVKGEASISIETTQKALQMLQVDQEGLDHIDHKLLLAMMDGFKGGPVGLDTIAASIGEESQTIEDVYEPYLLQQGFIQRTPRGRLVTPKAYAHFEREVPEA, encoded by the coding sequence ATGGAAGAGCGGATCATTTCGAATGAAATACAAGAAGATGATGTAGTAGAAGAGCTCAGTCTCCGTCCTAAAATTTTAAAGCAATATATTGGACAACATAAAGCAAAAGAAAACTTATCTATATTTATCGAAGCAGCTAAAATGCGTAATGAAGCTTTAGACCATGTCTTATTATATGGACCGCCTGGGCTTGGTAAAACAACAATGGCGCAAATAATTGCAAACGAAATGGATGTACAATTTAAACAGACATCAGGACCTGCGATAGAGCGGTCAGGTGACTTAGCAGCGATTTTATCTTCACTGGAAGTAGGGGATGTGCTTTTTATTGATGAAATTCATCGCTTACCAAGGGCAGTAGAAGAGATATTATATCCGGCAATGGAAGACTTTTGTTTAGATATTGTAATCGGACAGGGGTCAAGTGCTCGTTCTGTACAATTAGATTTACCACCGTTTACTTTAGTAGGTGCAACGACACGTGCCGGATTATTATCAGCACCTTTACGTGACCGTTTTGGAGTGCTATCACGCTTGGAATTTTATGAAGTCGTTGATCTTTGTGCTATTGTTGAACGAACGGCTGATATTTTTCAAGTGGAAATTGATAAATCAGCGGCATTGGAAGTAGCGAGAAGGGCACGTGGCACACCACGGATTGCCAATCGTTTATTGAAAAGAGTTCGCGATATTTCCCAGGTAAAAGGGGAAGCTAGTATATCAATAGAAACTACACAAAAAGCACTGCAAATGTTGCAAGTCGATCAAGAAGGGCTTGACCACATTGATCATAAGCTGCTGTTAGCAATGATGGATGGTTTTAAAGGTGGACCGGTCGGATTAGATACGATCGCAGCATCCATTGGTGAAGAATCGCAAACCATTGAAGATGTCTATGAACCATACTTATTACAACAAGGCTTTATTCAGCGTACACCAAGAGGAAGATTGGTGACGCCAAAAGCATATGCTCACTTTGAGCGGGAGGTGCCTGAAGCTTGA
- the tgt gene encoding tRNA guanosine(34) transglycosylase Tgt produces the protein MTAIRYEHIKTCKQTGARLGKVHTPHGTFDTPAFMPVGTLATVKTMSPEELKEMGANIILSNTYHLWLRPGEDIVKEAGGLHQFMNWDGAILTDSGGFQVFSLSDLRKIEEEGVHFRNHLSGEKLFLSPEKAMNIQNALGSDIMMAFDECPPFPAEHDYMKKSVERTSRWAERCLEAHEREDVQGLFGIVQGGEYEDLRRLSAQDLTSLDFPGYAIGGLSVGEPKDVMNRVLEFTTPLLPSDKPRYLMGVGSPDSLIDGAIRGVDMFDCVLPTRIARNGTCMTSEGRLVVRNAKFARDFSPLDPNCECHVCKNYTRAYIRHLVKANETFGFRLTTYHNLYFLLKLMEQVREAIKQDRLGDFKEEFFEQYGFNKPNAKNF, from the coding sequence ATGACTGCTATAAGATATGAACATATAAAAACATGTAAACAGACGGGTGCAAGACTTGGAAAAGTTCATACACCACACGGAACATTTGATACACCAGCCTTTATGCCTGTTGGAACATTGGCAACTGTTAAAACAATGAGCCCAGAGGAACTAAAAGAGATGGGTGCAAATATAATTCTGTCCAACACCTATCACTTATGGTTACGCCCTGGAGAAGATATTGTTAAAGAAGCGGGTGGTTTGCATCAATTTATGAACTGGGATGGTGCGATTCTCACCGATTCAGGTGGTTTTCAAGTTTTCAGTTTAAGTGATTTACGTAAAATTGAAGAAGAAGGGGTTCATTTCAGAAATCATTTAAGCGGAGAAAAACTGTTCTTATCACCGGAAAAAGCAATGAACATTCAAAATGCATTAGGTTCGGATATTATGATGGCTTTTGATGAATGTCCGCCATTTCCAGCTGAGCATGACTATATGAAAAAATCTGTGGAACGGACTAGCCGCTGGGCGGAGCGTTGTTTAGAAGCACATGAAAGAGAAGATGTCCAAGGGTTATTCGGGATTGTCCAGGGCGGTGAATATGAAGATTTACGTCGACTAAGCGCCCAAGACTTAACATCATTGGATTTCCCAGGATATGCAATCGGTGGTTTATCAGTAGGTGAGCCGAAAGATGTGATGAATCGTGTGCTTGAATTCACAACACCACTTTTACCATCAGACAAGCCACGTTATTTAATGGGAGTAGGTTCTCCGGATTCGTTAATTGATGGTGCAATTCGTGGTGTAGATATGTTTGATTGTGTGTTACCAACAAGAATTGCTCGAAATGGAACATGTATGACATCTGAAGGACGATTGGTTGTTCGAAATGCAAAATTTGCGCGCGATTTTTCACCATTAGATCCTAATTGTGAATGTCATGTATGTAAAAATTACACTAGAGCCTATATCCGACACCTTGTCAAAGCTAATGAAACATTTGGTTTTAGACTTACTACTTATCATAATCTATATTTTCTGTTAAAATTAATGGAACAAGTTCGTGAAGCGATTAAGCAAGACCGACTTGGTGATTTTAAAGAGGAATTCTTTGAACAATATGGTTTTAACAAACCGAATGCAAAGAACTTCTAA
- a CDS encoding MFS transporter, whose amino-acid sequence MSNKRQIRFLKALTLFNASHKGLILPFLPLFLSFRGFSSVEIGTILGIAPMVSIVAQPFCGYISDKYKTIKGLLLFLYFAVIAVSFSIFFSTSFIIVFISFIAFHFVMSPAGPLLDSMAIKSLGAKKRDQYGKIRLWGSVGFAFTAIVSGPILGWIGIHNIYILFWILILLLISLTLFLKDNNHSADPVSLQGVKEVLTNKGFMLFLFLCFLVMIPHRMNDTMLVLHLEDLGATTFLVGAAWALAAFSEVPVFYFLTQKILHFHHLFLLGIVAMFFTIRWLLYGFIESAEWIVFFQISQGLTFGLFWLVALQTAVSFVPNHLRSTGQALLMSTCFGLGGAVGGTTGGAIFDTFGSQTMYQLMATMTFLAMIGIFTTYKLKKLNDE is encoded by the coding sequence ATGTCGAACAAACGACAAATACGATTTTTGAAAGCGTTAACTCTATTTAACGCGAGTCACAAAGGACTTATACTGCCTTTTTTACCATTATTTTTGAGTTTCAGAGGTTTTTCTTCTGTAGAAATTGGAACTATTTTAGGAATTGCTCCTATGGTGAGTATTGTGGCCCAGCCTTTTTGTGGGTACATCAGTGATAAGTATAAGACCATCAAAGGACTACTTTTATTCTTATATTTTGCAGTTATTGCTGTTAGTTTCAGTATCTTTTTTAGCACTTCTTTTATTATTGTTTTTATTTCTTTTATCGCCTTTCATTTTGTTATGTCTCCTGCTGGGCCGTTACTTGATAGTATGGCAATAAAAAGCTTAGGGGCGAAGAAACGCGATCAGTACGGAAAAATTCGACTTTGGGGATCTGTTGGGTTTGCTTTCACTGCTATAGTATCTGGTCCTATTCTAGGATGGATCGGTATTCATAACATTTATATTTTATTTTGGATTTTGATCCTACTTTTAATCTCTTTAACATTATTTTTAAAAGATAATAATCATTCGGCAGATCCCGTTTCCTTACAAGGAGTGAAAGAAGTATTAACTAATAAAGGGTTTATGCTGTTTCTCTTTTTGTGTTTTCTTGTTATGATTCCGCACCGGATGAATGATACAATGCTTGTTCTTCACTTAGAGGATTTAGGTGCTACTACTTTTTTAGTAGGTGCTGCATGGGCACTTGCTGCTTTTAGTGAAGTACCTGTCTTTTATTTCCTAACACAGAAGATCCTGCACTTTCATCATTTATTTCTACTGGGTATTGTTGCCATGTTTTTCACAATTCGTTGGTTGCTGTACGGATTTATTGAATCCGCTGAATGGATTGTTTTTTTCCAAATTTCTCAAGGGCTAACATTTGGGTTATTCTGGCTTGTTGCTTTACAAACGGCTGTTAGCTTTGTGCCAAATCATTTACGAAGTACAGGTCAAGCGTTATTAATGTCGACTTGTTTTGGTTTAGGTGGTGCAGTTGGCGGGACAACTGGAGGGGCTATCTTCGACACTTTTGGTTCTCAAACGATGTATCAATTGATGGCGACAATGACATTTTTAGCGATGATTGGTATTTTCACCACGTATAAATTAAAAAAGTTGAACGATGAGTAG
- a CDS encoding BofC C-terminal domain-containing protein, translating into MGKLWLLLNVVVVLIIGVISFQSFIQQEEVTEEEQQEEIMVMSQDPLKIELTLEKQYIDGNIETEYVEETIASMEDFWSEYQEWQVMEQEEGFIRFRKEVDDISPYLKANGYFGIKEGQLTIFEGVPVHEAAVQSFYQIDTEELESHLHEQLKEGIKINSKKDYLEVLETYRSYQDIEAVNS; encoded by the coding sequence ATGGGCAAACTATGGTTATTGTTAAATGTGGTCGTCGTCTTAATAATTGGGGTAATTAGTTTTCAGTCATTCATTCAACAAGAAGAGGTAACAGAAGAAGAGCAACAAGAAGAAATAATGGTCATGTCACAAGACCCACTAAAAATTGAACTAACTCTAGAGAAACAATATATAGATGGAAATATTGAGACTGAGTATGTCGAAGAAACAATCGCCTCCATGGAAGATTTCTGGTCAGAATATCAAGAATGGCAAGTGATGGAGCAGGAGGAAGGTTTTATTCGTTTCCGAAAAGAAGTGGATGATATTTCACCATACTTGAAAGCAAATGGATACTTTGGCATTAAAGAAGGGCAGCTGACAATCTTTGAAGGTGTTCCAGTTCATGAAGCAGCTGTACAATCCTTTTATCAAATTGATACCGAGGAATTAGAATCGCATCTACATGAACAATTAAAAGAGGGCATTAAAATTAATTCAAAGAAAGATTATTTAGAAGTTTTAGAAACATATCGATCCTATCAAGATATTGAAGCAGTAAATAGTTGA
- a CDS encoding DUF421 domain-containing protein, with product MSIEEIFTLIFRTLFYYFVVVLIFRLMGKREVGELSLLDIVVFIMIAEIAVLTIDDLDLFFGYGLIPMGLLLIIQRLTAWISLKSPLFRSWFEGKPTIIISEGKIDEHAMRTNRFNFDDLLQQLRENGTESIKDVSYAILEPSGKLSILEKNDHASVRNKINGLVLPLIVDGRIQEKALIHLDESENWLHEQLKKRGFNDVEQISFCSIDVNDEWYIDKKNEK from the coding sequence TTGTCAATAGAAGAAATATTTACACTAATATTTCGTACGTTATTTTATTATTTTGTCGTAGTGCTCATATTCCGCTTAATGGGGAAGCGTGAGGTAGGTGAATTGAGCCTGTTAGATATCGTCGTTTTTATTATGATCGCTGAAATTGCTGTACTAACGATTGACGATCTCGACTTATTCTTTGGTTATGGTTTAATTCCGATGGGTCTTTTACTAATTATCCAGCGTTTAACGGCATGGATTTCTTTGAAAAGCCCCCTATTTAGGTCATGGTTTGAAGGAAAACCAACTATTATTATTTCAGAAGGAAAAATCGATGAGCATGCAATGAGGACAAATCGCTTTAATTTTGATGATCTTTTGCAGCAACTCCGGGAGAATGGCACCGAAAGTATAAAGGATGTATCATATGCGATTCTAGAGCCATCCGGTAAGCTTTCGATCCTTGAAAAAAATGATCATGCCAGTGTAAGAAATAAGATAAACGGACTTGTTTTACCATTAATTGTTGATGGTAGAATACAAGAAAAAGCGTTGATTCATTTAGATGAAAGTGAGAATTGGCTACATGAACAGCTGAAAAAAAGAGGTTTTAATGATGTGGAACAAATTTCCTTCTGTTCTATAGATGTTAATGACGAATGGTATATCGATAAAAAAAATGAAAAATAA
- the yajC gene encoding preprotein translocase subunit YajC, giving the protein MEILATFGPLILMVVIFYFLLIRPQQKKQKQVRNMQQELKKGDKIITIGGFHATVHALDEDQIVLLAGDGTKLTYDRSAVREVVEQS; this is encoded by the coding sequence GTGGAGATTTTAGCAACTTTTGGACCACTGATTTTGATGGTTGTGATTTTTTACTTCTTATTAATCAGACCACAACAGAAAAAACAAAAGCAAGTTCGTAATATGCAACAAGAGTTGAAAAAGGGAGACAAAATTATTACGATTGGTGGATTCCATGCAACCGTACACGCGTTGGATGAAGATCAGATCGTACTTCTAGCTGGAGATGGAACGAAACTTACATACGATCGTTCGGCAGTAAGAGAAGTAGTAGAACAAAGCTAA
- a CDS encoding ArsB/NhaD family transporter, with protein MNERRRSMSVTIAIAVFIISYIFIMSEKINRALVALAGGVLLLLTGVYGWEDAVTSYIDWHTVALLFAMMVLVAITKKTGVFSYIAIWLAKVVNGQPIPLMVGIGFLTAVGSALLDNVTTVLLFVPVILTLTNLLQLPSLPYLITIILTANIGGTATLIGDPPNIMIGQAVPHLTFISFLQHTAPIAALLFVLVMIILCFLFRKQLKKIDDNRIQELMKMEEASYLVKSPLLYQSLSILTLTITGFLLHPVFHIDLTIIALCGAILLLVISEKEVEAEAVFQQVEWVTLFFFIGLFMLVGGLEEVGVIDELARSIMWLTEGDMTYTALLLLWVSGIFSGIVDNIPFVAAMIPVIKEFETYGMANLDPLWWSLALGACLGGNGTLIGASANVVVAGLAEAQNKKIAFVKFMLYGIPVVILSLIIATIYIYFRYLLPFQQPL; from the coding sequence ATGAATGAGAGGAGACGTTCCATGTCAGTAACCATCGCAATTGCTGTTTTTATTATTAGTTATATATTTATAATGTCTGAAAAGATAAATCGAGCATTAGTTGCGCTAGCTGGTGGTGTGTTGTTATTATTAACTGGTGTTTATGGCTGGGAGGATGCTGTTACTTCCTACATAGATTGGCACACTGTTGCATTATTATTTGCAATGATGGTATTAGTAGCGATAACAAAGAAAACAGGTGTGTTCAGTTATATTGCAATCTGGTTAGCTAAAGTAGTAAATGGCCAGCCTATTCCATTGATGGTTGGAATTGGGTTCTTAACTGCTGTAGGTTCAGCATTACTCGATAATGTAACAACTGTACTATTATTTGTACCGGTTATATTAACATTGACAAATTTACTACAGTTGCCGTCATTACCCTATTTAATCACGATTATATTAACTGCTAATATCGGCGGAACAGCAACATTAATTGGTGATCCGCCGAACATTATGATTGGTCAAGCAGTTCCTCATTTAACCTTTATTTCTTTTTTACAGCACACAGCACCAATTGCTGCCTTGTTATTTGTTTTAGTCATGATCATCCTCTGTTTTCTATTTCGAAAACAATTGAAAAAAATTGATGATAATAGAATTCAAGAACTAATGAAAATGGAAGAAGCAAGCTATTTAGTTAAATCCCCATTACTGTATCAGTCATTATCGATATTAACACTGACAATTACAGGTTTTTTGTTACACCCGGTTTTTCATATTGATTTAACGATTATTGCCTTATGCGGTGCAATTCTTCTGTTGGTAATCAGTGAAAAAGAGGTGGAAGCAGAGGCCGTTTTTCAACAAGTCGAGTGGGTCACGCTTTTTTTCTTTATTGGTCTTTTTATGCTTGTGGGAGGATTAGAGGAAGTGGGTGTCATTGATGAGTTAGCGAGATCGATCATGTGGTTAACAGAAGGTGATATGACCTATACAGCATTGTTACTTCTGTGGGTTTCAGGAATTTTTTCGGGGATTGTCGATAATATTCCTTTCGTTGCCGCAATGATTCCGGTAATTAAAGAGTTTGAAACATACGGAATGGCAAATTTAGATCCATTATGGTGGTCATTAGCGCTAGGTGCATGTCTTGGCGGTAATGGTACACTAATTGGAGCTTCCGCTAATGTCGTGGTTGCTGGGCTTGCTGAGGCGCAGAATAAGAAGATTGCTTTTGTGAAATTTATGTTATATGGGATTCCGGTTGTCATCTTGTCGTTAATTATTGCAACGATCTATATTTACTTTCGCTATTTGTTACCCTTTCAACAACCATTGTAA
- a CDS encoding IS3 family transposase, with the protein MAFELKEEGFRLKDILLVVGIPEATYHYHVKNFGIEDSDTELKKVITDLFKKFHERYGYKRITKELKKLGHSINHKKVYRIMRKLGLKCVKFMRKSRKYNSYKGNVGKVAKNRLSRRFSTPIPLQKLVTDITEFKCLGEEKLYLNPILDLYNGEIITFETKKRPTLDLVMEPLKDTIEIIKNHAAYRTTIHSDQGWHYQHNQWVRTLKENKVFQSMSRKATCADNASMENFFGILKQEMYYGEELVSYEELKSRIEEYIYWYNHERSKEKLAGLSPVEYRTQSTQSAS; encoded by the coding sequence GTGGCATTCGAACTCAAAGAAGAAGGATTCCGATTAAAAGATATTCTCTTGGTGGTAGGCATTCCGGAAGCAACCTACCACTATCATGTGAAAAATTTTGGCATAGAAGATTCGGACACAGAATTAAAAAAAGTCATTACGGATCTATTTAAAAAGTTTCATGAACGTTATGGTTATAAACGGATTACGAAAGAATTAAAGAAATTAGGACATTCTATTAATCATAAAAAAGTGTATCGCATTATGCGGAAACTAGGGTTAAAATGTGTGAAATTTATGCGGAAATCTCGTAAATACAATTCCTATAAGGGGAATGTTGGAAAAGTAGCGAAAAACCGATTATCCCGCCGTTTTAGCACACCTATCCCTCTTCAGAAATTAGTAACCGACATTACAGAATTCAAATGTCTAGGCGAAGAGAAGTTATATTTAAATCCGATTCTTGACCTTTATAACGGAGAAATTATTACGTTTGAAACCAAAAAGCGCCCAACGTTAGATCTTGTCATGGAACCTTTAAAGGATACGATAGAGATAATAAAGAATCATGCAGCCTATCGTACCACCATCCATTCCGATCAAGGCTGGCATTACCAGCATAACCAATGGGTGAGGACACTAAAAGAAAATAAAGTATTCCAAAGCATGTCACGTAAAGCAACCTGCGCAGACAACGCTTCGATGGAGAATTTCTTCGGTATTTTAAAGCAAGAAATGTATTATGGGGAAGAATTAGTAAGCTATGAAGAATTAAAAAGCCGGATTGAAGAATATATCTATTGGTACAACCATGAACGATCAAAAGAAAAATTAGCTGGATTGAGTCCAGTTGAATACCGAACTCAATCCACCCAATCAGCTTCATAA
- a CDS encoding helix-turn-helix domain-containing protein — protein sequence MVKYSEEFKVKLVTEYLYGNLGYKSLTKKYNMPSTSPLKNWVRSYKVQGVDGLKRRNTKKEYSVQFKLDAVQFMLETGASYLETAVQFNLNNHSMIQRWLKAFRDQGIEGLKPRPKGKPSMSKKINKQKKKKRRS from the coding sequence ATGGTCAAATATAGTGAAGAATTTAAAGTAAAGCTTGTCACCGAGTATTTGTACGGGAATCTTGGATATAAATCATTGACGAAAAAATATAATATGCCCAGTACTTCTCCATTAAAAAATTGGGTGAGATCCTATAAAGTACAGGGGGTGGATGGATTAAAACGAAGAAATACTAAGAAGGAGTATTCTGTTCAATTTAAATTAGATGCGGTACAATTTATGCTAGAAACAGGTGCTTCTTATTTAGAAACTGCTGTTCAATTTAATTTGAACAACCATTCCATGATTCAACGTTGGTTGAAAGCATTTCGTGACCAAGGAATAGAAGGCCTGAAACCAAGACCAAAGGGGAAACCTTCTATGTCTAAGAAAATCAATAAACAAAAGAAAAAGAAGAGAAGAAGTTAA
- a CDS encoding TIGR04086 family membrane protein gives MFVEMKTVVSVLYGWIGILAVMLLASIILTLLLRFTSLGESTLEMATLFISFIALFTGGLISGLKAKNKGILVGAITGLLFTFIVFCYRFLGLHLSFSIVELVNHIAYLLLAIIGSIIGVNLSSGEESA, from the coding sequence GTGTTTGTTGAAATGAAAACCGTTGTCAGTGTGTTGTATGGTTGGATCGGGATTTTAGCAGTAATGCTACTTGCCAGTATTATTCTTACGCTTTTGTTACGCTTCACTTCTTTAGGGGAATCTACGCTTGAGATGGCTACTTTGTTTATTAGCTTTATTGCGTTGTTTACAGGAGGTTTAATTTCGGGATTAAAGGCAAAGAATAAAGGGATTCTTGTTGGAGCAATTACAGGATTATTATTTACGTTTATTGTCTTTTGTTATCGTTTCCTTGGATTGCATTTGAGTTTTTCTATAGTTGAACTGGTAAATCACATTGCATATTTGTTACTAGCGATAATCGGATCGATTATAGGAGTGAATTTATCCTCTGGGGAAGAGTCCGCTTGA
- a CDS encoding DUF2905 family protein has translation MTDFGKIFIVIGVVFIIVGLLWGFIGKLPGDISFKKGNFSFHFPIMTSIIISIILTLIFAIIGRFK, from the coding sequence TTGACGGATTTTGGCAAAATCTTTATTGTAATAGGGGTTGTCTTTATTATCGTTGGTCTATTATGGGGATTTATTGGGAAGTTACCGGGTGATATCAGCTTTAAAAAAGGAAACTTTTCCTTCCATTTCCCGATTATGACCTCGATCATAATCAGTATTATTTTGACATTGATTTTTGCTATCATCGGACGTTTCAAATAG